The Shinella zoogloeoides genome includes a region encoding these proteins:
- a CDS encoding PfkB family carbohydrate kinase: protein MRPLAVVGNVNVDLIMGPAAPWPQPGTEIIVDHDELRVGGSAGNAALAWMALGTPFEIAASIGSDRFGAWLAEGFGERARNWPVHGDSTTLSVGITHPDGERTFFTTRGHLPLFSLEDVFAVLDGSRLAGGIALLCGSFLTDRLVEDYDRFFDWADRYGIAVALDTGWPLHGWTESNRAAAKGWLSHCRIALFNEVETTSLAGVADPAEAGRILQRGMPEDAVVVVKCGPKGAIAVDADGGLLRAEAPQVAVVDTIGAGDVFNAAFLAAYAGGRGLEASLAAGTTVASTAISTHPRRYVPTAEKGPA, encoded by the coding sequence CCTGATCATGGGCCCGGCCGCGCCCTGGCCGCAGCCGGGTACGGAGATCATCGTCGATCATGACGAGTTGCGTGTCGGCGGCTCCGCCGGCAATGCGGCGCTTGCCTGGATGGCGCTCGGCACACCCTTCGAGATCGCCGCCAGCATCGGCAGCGACCGCTTCGGCGCCTGGCTTGCGGAAGGCTTCGGCGAGCGGGCGCGAAACTGGCCGGTGCACGGCGACAGCACGACGCTTTCCGTCGGCATCACCCATCCGGATGGCGAGCGCACCTTCTTCACGACGCGGGGGCACCTGCCGCTCTTCAGCCTGGAGGATGTCTTCGCGGTGCTCGACGGTTCGCGCCTTGCTGGTGGCATCGCGCTTCTGTGCGGCTCCTTCCTCACCGACCGGCTGGTGGAGGACTACGACCGCTTCTTCGACTGGGCGGACCGCTACGGCATCGCCGTCGCGCTCGATACCGGCTGGCCGCTGCACGGCTGGACGGAAAGCAACCGGGCGGCGGCGAAAGGCTGGCTGTCGCACTGCCGCATCGCCCTCTTCAACGAGGTGGAGACGACGAGCCTTGCCGGCGTCGCCGATCCGGCGGAGGCCGGCCGCATCCTGCAGCGGGGCATGCCGGAGGACGCCGTCGTCGTCGTGAAATGCGGGCCGAAGGGCGCCATCGCCGTCGATGCGGATGGCGGGCTCTTGCGGGCCGAGGCCCCGCAGGTCGCGGTGGTCGACACGATCGGCGCCGGCGACGTCTTCAATGCGGCGTTCCTTGCCGCCTATGCCGGGGGCAGGGGGCTGGAAGCGAGCCTTGCGGCCGGCACGACCGTCGCCTCCACGGCGATTTCCACCCATCCGAGGCGGTATGTCCCGACCGCCGAGAAAGGACCGGCATGA
- a CDS encoding sn-glycerol-3-phosphate ABC transporter ATP-binding protein UgpC, which yields MSTLTIEAIRKNYGAVETLKGIDIALESGEFLVLLGASGCGKSTLLNIIAGLAEPTSGDIRIDGRSIVGMHPKDRDIAMVFQSYALYPNLTVHRNIGFGLEMRKVAKAERDRAVEETARLLQIENLLERKPGQLSGGQRQRVAIGRALVRNPKIFLFDEPLSNLDAKLRMEMRTELKRLHQMTRTTVVYVTHDQIEAMTLATRIAVMRNGRIEQLDTPEAIYDRPATLYVATFVGAPPMNLLAATAGPDGVKVEGTDIVLAVPGLERLAPGRKLVLGLRPEAVRTGGEGLRLAARCEVAELTGPERIVTVTVGGQRLVAALPASARIEAGGDVFLTVDPAALHVFDAETEQRLN from the coding sequence ATGAGCACGCTGACCATCGAGGCCATCCGCAAGAACTACGGCGCCGTCGAGACGCTGAAGGGTATCGATATCGCGCTGGAAAGCGGCGAGTTCCTCGTGCTGCTCGGCGCGTCGGGCTGCGGCAAGTCCACGCTGCTCAACATCATCGCCGGCCTTGCCGAGCCGACGAGCGGCGATATCCGCATCGACGGCCGCTCCATCGTCGGCATGCATCCGAAGGACCGGGACATCGCCATGGTGTTCCAGTCCTATGCGCTCTATCCCAACCTCACGGTGCACCGGAACATCGGCTTCGGCCTGGAAATGCGCAAGGTGGCCAAGGCCGAGCGCGACCGCGCGGTGGAGGAGACGGCAAGGCTCCTCCAGATCGAGAATCTTCTCGAGCGCAAGCCCGGCCAGCTTTCCGGCGGCCAGCGCCAGCGCGTCGCCATCGGCCGCGCGCTGGTGCGCAACCCGAAGATCTTCCTCTTCGACGAACCGCTCTCCAACCTCGATGCCAAGCTGCGCATGGAGATGCGCACGGAGCTGAAGCGCCTGCACCAGATGACGAGGACGACCGTCGTCTATGTCACCCATGACCAGATCGAGGCGATGACGCTGGCGACGCGCATCGCCGTGATGCGGAACGGCCGCATCGAGCAGCTCGACACGCCGGAAGCGATCTACGACCGGCCGGCGACGCTCTATGTCGCGACCTTCGTCGGCGCGCCGCCGATGAACCTCCTTGCCGCCACCGCCGGGCCGGACGGGGTGAAGGTCGAAGGGACGGATATCGTGCTTGCGGTTCCGGGGCTGGAAAGGCTCGCGCCGGGGCGCAAGCTGGTGCTCGGCCTGCGCCCTGAGGCCGTCAGGACCGGCGGCGAGGGGCTGCGCCTTGCCGCGCGCTGCGAGGTCGCCGAACTGACCGGGCCGGAGCGCATCGTCACCGTCACGGTCGGCGGCCAGCGCCTCGTCGCGGCGCTCCCCGCCTCGGCCCGCATCGAGGCGGGCGGGGATGTGTTCCTCACCGTCGATCCTGCCGCCCTCCACGTCTTCGACGCGGAAACGGAGCAGCGGCTCAACTGA